AATAGGAATGTCCTAACTGGAAAAGATCTCCATTCTTCTCTTTGTATCTCCTAATGAGAGGCTGAGGCCTGCCCGGATAGGTTAAACCACAGTCACCTGACCTGGGCACTATGTTTACAAAAGCATCTAGGAGTTTGGAGGTGAGGCCaaatctcctcctcttcctctttcccctccggCTCCTCCCCCATCTTTTTCgtcatcattttgttgttgtaatttgtttgtttttatgtgtatgggtgttctgcctgcatgtctgtctgcattGTGAGCAACAAGTGCCAAGCAGACAGAAGCGAACCTCTGGAACTTACAGGTGTTTGTTAGACGccacactgggaaccaaacctgggtcctctgcaagagccacaagtgctcttaactgttaggccatctctccagtaccatgctACCCCAATTGTTGTTTACCTGAGACAGTCTCATGCtgctgaggctagccttgaactcctgatcctcttgcttccctgtctgaatgctgagattacagacgcACCTCCACGCCCAGCAACgccacattctttttctttaaaataattttattacatttttatttgtgtttatgcatgtgcacatatgtgggcAGCCATCTTACAGATGAAAACATTAGGTGTGGAAAGGCAAAGAGCTTGAAGAAAATCACTTCCTATTAACAAGGACAATGAGTCGCAGAGCTCAGGCTAGCCCATCTTTCACTTGCACTGAGGGCCTGCACTCAGCTCCCTGCCTGCTTCTGTAACTTCCTGGGTGAACTTCCAGATCTCTGCAAGGGAGCCCCTTGACCTTCCAGGGCCCCTCCCACAACCTACCTACCCAGAGAAGCATACCCATTCCACAGCCCTCAGCCTTCTCCAGAGACCTTTCCATGTTCATTTATCTAGGCAGAGGATATGCTGCCCTCTGAGCAACCTTGTGTTTGTTACCTTTGGCTCTGTCAGGCCTGGCTGACACAGGGCGTCTCTCCATGAATGTTGGATTTGCTGGGGGGCTGGATACATTGCGGAGCTAGGCCAAGAGCAAAGAACAAACCCGCTGGCAGGCTCAGCTGTCAGCATGCACTCCAGGGCCAACACGTTTGCCTCTCCTCTGGCCAGGGACTTCTGACCATTCTGCCAGAACTCCCCGTTCCTCAGCCTTggctctcctgtctcctctctaagCCAGCTATCAGGGTAAGAGTGGAATCCATCTCCAATAGGGTCTGTGCCAGCCACACGGAAAACTAGAAACCTTCTCACCTCCTTGATCTAGATACTCAGCAAAGTTCACAGGACAGTGATGATAAGCAGGTCTTTCGTTCAGTGCTTGGTACAGATGGGAACACAGGCCAGGTGTGGCCCTTGGCCTCATGGAGCTTCATTCCATTGGGGAATATACCTAACCAATAAACAAACACTCAAGCAGGTATGCATTAGTCAGCTCTCCATGAAGGGAAACAATCGGCACTTCTGAGACAAATGAGCTATTCAAGCACATTAGTCGTGAAAGGCCCCCAGGAGGAGGTGACTTGGAAGGCGAGGCCTGAGATGCTGAAGAAGGTCAtgcaaaaggaagagaagaacatTCTGGGAACCTCAGTGGAGAAGTTCTGAAGATGGGAATACTGGTAGCTGGGCCATGGTGGcctacgtctttaatcccagaactggggggcagaggcaggggatctctgagtttgaggccagcctggtctacagattgagttccagaacagtcagagctacacagagaaaccctgtctcaaaaaataaccaacaaaccaaacaagcaaaaaaaagaTGGGAATGCTGGGGTTATGAGAACAGGCCAGCGTAGCATAAGCACTGAGCAAGTCTGGGGCCAGCAAAAAGCAAGGTTATAAATTGGGTTAGGATTTTAAAAAAGAGCTCTGATTTTTATCATTAGAATAAcagggtgtgtgggtgggggcgTCTAGGTCTCAGGCTAGGTTGATATGATGGGCTCTGCACAGGCCACATTCTCTCCAGTGGCTGCTGAGAACTGTCTGGCACAGCCAGAGCAAAGCAAGGAAGCTGGGACAATAATCTAGGGGAGAGGGGACATTGCCTATGGGTTCAGTGACTCCAAAACATTCAGGAAGTAGAAGTGGAAGTTTGATGGTGGAAGTTTCCAGAACTAAACATCTTTATTGCTTGTCTGCAATACCCTGCAATGGGATGAGAATGTTGGGGGCCATCAGAAAGGCTTGGGACTAGAAACAGGAGACTTCAATACTCAGctgggtagtgtgtgtgtgtgtgtgtgtgtgtgtgtgtgtgtgtgtgtgtatgtgtgtgtgtaggggagtgTCACCTTCCCAGTCTCCTGGGAGAAGGACCAACCAGGATGGATGCTCAAAGGGTTCAGCTATTTCTGCCATGTTTCCATGGTGTCAACAGACTGCTTTGCAGTTCAGGTACCTGCAACGTGGAAATGTGTTTACCATAGCGCAGCCCTGAGTGAACATGGGATCAGGCTTCCAGACTGCAGGTCTGCAGTAAGACCCTAATATCCAAGAACTTCTATCATGTCTCCCCACCCCTGGGAGCCTCGCATGACTCTTCTACCCTtcctgtatctgtatctgtatctgtatctgtatctgtatctgtatctgtatctgtatctgtatctgtatctgtatctgtatctgtatctgtatctgtatctgtatctgtctctctcagtTGGCTGACAATGCACCTCACAGGGATGCCTTCAGACCAGTCTAATATGGCAGCAAGATGAAAGAGCTTGCTTCTACTAAGGAGAAAAGGaagtctttctctcttcttgacCTATTCACTAGTGCTTTCTGGGTCACTCAGGCAACCTCTGCCCTCTGTTCCACTTTTCCGAAATGACCCTTTTGCTCCCATGGTTTTGTAAACTCTATTCTTGTGCCCACAGGCTCCTTATTACAGCTCTGGGGACCATGGTTCCATCAAAGGCTGGGGCAGGGATGAGGGACTTTCTATGATGACCTAGAAAGTATTTCATATTCAGCATGGTCCCAGCACCAATGAATAACAATCTTGGTTTTGCCTGGCATTAACCAGGGTGTTCCCAGATGGCACACTGGGTGGTCCTCAGGGGCACTGTGGGAGCAGGTGCCCACCAAAGAGGACAGAAGTGTTTCCACACTTTGTCTACTGATAGGACAACCCTAAATGTCAGTCAGTCTCTGCTGTTCCACTGGCCATTTATTCCCATTAGAGAGGCAAGTGGCCCGAGGCGGGGCTGGCCTCCGAGCAAAGCCAGCTGTGTGAAATGAGGGTGATCAGGCTCTCAGGCCCTCGAcccactgtgtgaccttggagagcccagctgcctctgcctgttCTCGCCCTCCTCCAAGTTATTTTTATCTAGCCTGACAGCCCTTGGCTGTGGCAGCAGTCTGGGCTCTAGGAGCCGGATGCAAACCAGGCAGCTCAGATGTCTGGTGCTGAATCCCAAGAGAATGCCTCTTGGGGTGCCACCATCAGGGCCACAGGTCTTCCACACGGGGGACCCGCAGGAAGGGCCATAGTCCTGGAGGATGGTGCCCAAGAGAAGGGGTGTGGGGCTCTCTCGTTGCTCTTCAGCCCTGGCTCCCGTCTGAGGGCTGGTGGTAGGATACCCTGCCACAGAGCTTTGCTACTGTGGGGAATCCTCCTGGCTTACTTGTCAAGCCTTAGTGGCTGGTCATGTGTGCATCTGAAGCTGTGGGCCTTTGCTGATTGGAGGACAGATAGACAGATCTTGTCCTGTGTTTCACCGTTACGTGGCGGGCCTCAGACATCTCAATAGGCCCTGCTTCATTTCTGTCCCCAGGAAGTGAAGCAGACAGTGCATTCCATCCTGTTGGCCTGGGGTGACTGAATCCCATCAGTCCTCAGGACTGGGAGTCCCACCTCTTCATGTGAGCAGCCTGCTATGCCACAGAATCTTTAGGTTAAAGCATCGGCTCCAGACCCAAGGTCCATGGTACTGGGTTCACAGTACCTAGGTGGTCACAAGGCACCATGTAGGTCATCTGTGCCTGTGGTAAATGAGACTAAGACTCTGAGCTCTGAAAAGGCTACAGGGGAGCCAGGTAGGCAGCAGGATTGTTGGtgaggagggtgggggtggggctctgaGGGGCAAGGAGGGATGCCTTTGTTTAGAAGCTGTTCTAGAAAAGGCGGCACCATTTTCAGAGCTCATGGGGGAAAGTAAGAATGTTCCTCATTCCTAGGGGATGGTTGTAGTGGGGTCAGCTCAGAAAGCCCCAATTTCAGTGATTTCAGACACCCAGGAGTGGTAGAGCACCGTTCCTGCTGGCCTCCCAGTTGGCCCCAAAGGAGATGGACTGGAGATGGGACCAGACATACTGTCGTCAGATTTCCCAGCTCCAGGGGCCATTGGGGAGGAAGATGGCAGGTTGGGGACTACATGGTTGCTCCTGGCAGCCCTACTACCAGGAGCTGTGGGTGGAGGGGCAGCTGGCCTCTCAGGAGGATGGGCTCTCTGGGTGGAAGGTACCCCTCGACTGGGCAACAAATTCCTCCGGGCTGGCAGAATGGTACCAGCCACTCTGTGGACTGGTGTGGACCGGAGGGCTGAGATGGGGTAAGCGGGAGAGGTGACATTGGGAAGGACGGGGCCAGGCACTCTTCCCAGAATAGCAAGTTGGCTGCTCAGGGAAGGCCACCCCGGACAGCTATGGAGGAAGGACCAGGGCCACACAGGGAAGGCCAGGGCACCAGTCGGTGTGGGTGAAGGCTCCATCTCAGCTGCATAGCTGTTGAGGTGGGAGAGAAGGCGAATCCGGACAGGGTCTGCATGGCTACTGGGTCCTTCCAGGACCCCCAAGTATCTGATGACCTCAGTGAGGCATTCCCGAAAGCCAATGCTCCGGAAGTCAACAGCCAGGGCTCGGGCATCAAAGAACCCTGTAAAGTAAAGTACCATGAGGGCATGCTAGGGAGAGAAGCACAGATACCCTGAGTGACCTGCGCCACTTATATAGCCTACAATGGCCCAGTGACCTTGGACGTGTCCCTTCACCTCTCTGAGCCCCAGTCTCCCACTATAAAGTACTAAAAAcccttttcttaaaaatgttggaccttcaccaatttgtcttcataaaatatgtCATCAGTtcctgagattttgtttttggggggaagttgctgtggagagacagttttatcTGAATTTATCATTCCAGATAAATTCTGaatgctgtggagagacaccaacTGTCTGCAtcacaaaatgtattttcttcacaCTTCATGATGAATGCAAAGACTATCTTGTGGCCCGCATAATTTCTCTAAGCAGACTCCTGTGAGAAGACAGTGAACATAGAAGATGTAGACTAACCCTGCCTACTGAACAGAGGCAGGCTTGAGGAGCACAGGGAATGCTGGCAGCTATCAGAGTAGAAGGCCACTTGGAGAAGAAGGCACAATTGTGTAGTGGTGAAGCCTTTAGAAGCGACCACAACTGGGTTCAAGGCATGGATCTGCCACTTAAACTAAGCACCTGGCCACGGATGTGCATTCCTAAGCCTCGGTTTCCTTAGCCTGGAAATGGGGAGACAACAGAAGCAGTGCCCACTGCTGTAGTATTTGCTGCTGCAGTGAGTAGAGAGGCGGAAATGAAATGGTCCTCGGAACCCCTCCATAAATGGACACACTTACACCACCGGCCCAGCTGCTGCTGCATCTGAGTTTCATCCTGCTGCTCAGAACACAGTTTGGGATGTACTGGCCCCATGCAGCTGCCATCAGGCAAGGTCTCTCTCTTGGCCTGATGTCTCTGATGGGCAAGCCAGGTGGACTATCTACACAGGCACCCACATCTCTACTGCCTCTACATACCTGCTCTTCTTTCAACGACCTTCTGGGTAAAGAAAGAGCGGCCAACACCAACTTCTGACTGTGACAGCAGATAGCTTGTCTTTGGTTCATGGCTGGGACTCTTGGAGGGAGACTGCTGAATGTAGGCAGTCTGGAGTGAAACTTGGCTGTgctgtgtgatggtgtgtgtgtccCCTCACCTCTCTGTATTTgctgtactcttttttttttttaaacacacacacacacacacacacacacacacacacacacacacacacacacacacacacacacggagtttgttttttaagacagggtttctctctgtgtagccctggccgtctaggaacttactctatagaccaggctatagcatgaattctctttggttttaataataaaaactcagagtcagttatcagggggtgaaagctgaaacaTCAGAGAAGCTGAGTGGCCAGTCattagagagttcttacctctaccaatgctcagaccaaagggacgatcctgtcctcagactgcttgcttcagactgctgcctcagactgtcatgaactcctgtctcctcccatcttatattcctctctctgcccagccatatcactcctgtctccacctccttagtgctgggattaaaggtgtatgccaccactgcctggcctctatggctaactagtgtggctagctttgcactctgattttcaggcaagctttatttgttagatcataaacaaaatatcactacaccaggctggtcttaaactcagagtgctgggattaaaggcatgcactaccatgggCCAGTTGAAACAGTTATTTCTTTATATTACTTTGAGACCTGATCTAATGTTGTCCAGGTTGGCCCTCAACTCATTATGTAGTTAAGCTTCTGATCTTCTTATCTCCACACTCCacgtgctaggattgcaggcctatgccaccacacctggttaatGCAATGCTAGGGAGTGAACCCCAGGCTTCGTggatactaggcaagcactctaccaactgagttacatcctcagtctcttttaattaattagttaacttTTAGATAACCATTCAGGTAGTCCaaagtggcctggaactcactgtgttgcctacactgatcttgaactctcgatcctccagcctccatttcCAGAGAGCTGTGGTTACATGTGCACACCATTATACCTGGCTATGttgttctttttaaacaaaagtctGCTGAGTTCTTATTACACACCTCTCTGTAGCATCTAATTTAATCCTTATAAACACCCTTTTACCATACCCACTTTATAGCTAAAGGAACTCAGGGGGCAGAGAGGATAAAGCCATTTGTCTTAAGTCACAAGGTTCAGAAGCAGCAGAGCCAGAATTCAAATCAGAAGCCTGAACTCCCAAACCACTCTCTGACCTCTCCATTAGCCTGAGTGGCGAGGACAGCCTGCCCTACCCCCTCCTTCCTGGTTCTTGTGAGAATGAATCGAGATAAGTGGAAACATTTTAAAGGGCTTCCCACATGCTAATCACCACTTTCCTTTTAATAGGATAACCATGAATATAATTTGAAGCATCTCCCCACTGAATGCCACCGTCAGGAATGCGTTCCTTTGGCAGACTTTTCAAAAGGAGTCTCGACGCTTGAATTATTGGGTAGGTCGGCAACTTGCAAATTCCTACAGTCCAATCCAGACTGGCTCTTTCGGGGAGACGACCCTGCAATGCTGCCTGTCCCCAGGTACCTCTGTGAAGCAGCACCGATTTGAACCACTTAAAATGCCACTGGTCTCTTCCAGAGTTGAAAGCAGTTCTTGAGCTTTACATCTTTGTAGTTAAGGTCTGTGGGGTGTGAAGGCTTCCCAATCTTGAGATCGCCAAACACACCTAGAAACTACCAGACAAGATTTCCATTCACCTGTGAGTCTTTTAAAAGTCATAGCCGCTCCATGATTTTAATGGAAGGCACTAGCAAAATGATGGAATGACTCGCCTCTTCCTATATAATCTGACACCTGGGCAGCACCCAGTGCTGCCCAGGAAACAACAGCAGTCTAGAAGCTTAGGCCAGTAGGCAGAGACACCAACAGGGTATCTGTGGCTAAACATCTCAGGCAGGTTCCTCCCTCGGTTTAGGTTAATTGAAGAGTGGGATTCTAGTGAAAGTTTGCTTATCCAAGCTACCTGATAACCAGGTTTTCTGTTGAGTCTTCTGGAAGCCTGTTGTACAGAACAACCCTCTAAGACTGGGAGAAGTCAAACGGAGGAAAGGGTTCCGAGACAATGGAAGAAGACGGGCAATTTGGTGTAGTGGCTCCTGCCTGCAATCTCAGAACgatagaggctgaggcaggatgatttatgaatttgagggcagcttgagctacagagtgagacccttttCTCAGAACAAACACCAAAGtcgaacaaaacaaaagaacagagaggaGCTTGGCCAATGGTGGCTGGAATCTACTTCAGTCCTCCCACAGAAGAGCAATGACAACCTACTTTGACCACCAGTTTGAGCTCACTCCTTGATCCCCAGCCCCTGGGTCAAAGTATTTGCAATGTGAGTAACTCCCAAGAGGGTAGAGCATTGGTACCTGTGCCACCAGAAGCATGGAGCATCTTCAAGTGATCCACTGTCATCTGCAAGACCTCGGCTTTCTCCAGCTTGGAGGAGCCCTGTGGTATGGAAGGCAGAGGGTGCAGGCTGCAGGTGACTGCTGTTGCTCACTGTTCTCCTGTCCCCAGCAGCATTCACTGCCTGGGCTTCCTCCCTGCCCTTCCACCCTTGTCCTCCCACGCCCTGACCACTTGGGCTGCTACTTTGTCCAAGCTCTCCGGGTCTGAAAGGGGCTCGCATCTCAGTCTGGCCCTCTGCATCACGGCTAAGGTTCCATCCTAAAATCCCTCCCTGACTCGACTGCCTTGATTGAA
This DNA window, taken from Cricetulus griseus strain 17A/GY chromosome 2, alternate assembly CriGri-PICRH-1.0, whole genome shotgun sequence, encodes the following:
- the Heyl gene encoding hairy/enhancer-of-split related with YRPW motif-like protein — protein: MKRPRAPSGSDGESDGPIDVGRESDLSQMARPLTTPSPSQMQARKKRRGIIEKRRRDRINSSLSELRRLVPTAFEKQGSSKLEKAEVLQMTVDHLKMLHASGGTGFFDARALAVDFRSIGFRECLTEVIRYLGVLEGPSSHADPVRIRLLSHLNSYAAEMEPSPTPTGALAFPVWPWSFLHSCPGWPSLSSQLAILGRVPGPVLPNVTSPAYPISALRSTPVHRVAGTILPARRNLLPSRGVPSTQRAHPPERPAAPPPTAPGSRAARSNHVVPNLPSSSPMAPGAGKSDDSMSGPISSPSPLGPTGRPAGTVLYHSWVSEITEIGAF